The following are encoded in a window of Candidatus Oleimmundimicrobium sp. genomic DNA:
- the recG gene encoding ATP-dependent DNA helicase RecG: MAEKFLNKLVELEEKFGINNTSVIGGLAKYLQGIDCALPNVKFNPVPKQTNNLKELKNVVPSFKSSSKFDSIEKILLLDKPIETVKYVGTTTGKRFRRLGVETLGDLLFHFPHRYLDFTKIKKVSNVKVEEEVTVVGIVKNIRKHIGRNGTRILSIGIFDGTGYVYGTWFNQNYIANKLKEGMQVAYSGKIVYRFGLMQIQNPLFDVIDERQAESVHTGRIIPIYPATQDLSPVLIRRIIKNLLTEFLDIPDYMPVELRKKLELSNISFSLQEIHFPSSKSNLEKAKKRMLFDELFLMQLGLAIKKKRFEKNVAGIKHVINEEKLNQFFKLLPFELTADQKRTTNDIVNDMASSRPMSRLLQGEVGSGKTVVALAVLLTTVFCGYQGAIMAPTEVLANQHFLKTKEILDKLNIVSANLTGSMPAKKKEELQEEIRKGNIDIVIGTHTLIQEKIEFKNLGAVVVDEQHRFGVEQRMKLKEKGACPDVLIMTATPIPRTLSLTLYGDLDVSIIKERPGGRDFSEHVETYICNNRHRKKAYEKVRSEVKQGRQTYIVCPLIEESDKLEVKAVMDEVVYLREKVFPDLRVDVIHGKLKSEEKNRVMERFREGKVDILISTTVIEVGIDVPNASVMLIENADRFGLSQLHQLRGRIGRGEHKSCCILFANLSTEESKARMKAIKEIKDGFKLAEVDLEIRGEGQLFGTRQSGLPDLKLAKLTRDIDVLLRARKEAFAIVEEDPDLSLPINKPLMRTVKQRFSKNLDWLFQN; this comes from the coding sequence ATGGCTGAAAAGTTTTTAAATAAGTTAGTAGAGCTTGAGGAAAAATTTGGTATAAATAATACCTCAGTAATTGGGGGACTCGCTAAGTACCTTCAAGGCATCGATTGCGCATTGCCCAATGTTAAATTTAATCCAGTTCCCAAGCAAACAAATAATTTAAAGGAGCTTAAGAATGTGGTTCCATCCTTTAAGAGTTCTTCAAAATTTGACTCAATTGAAAAAATTTTATTGCTTGATAAACCGATAGAAACGGTCAAGTATGTGGGAACCACAACCGGTAAACGGTTTAGGCGGTTGGGTGTCGAGACTTTGGGGGATCTTTTATTCCATTTTCCGCACAGATACCTTGATTTTACTAAGATAAAAAAAGTATCGAACGTTAAGGTTGAAGAAGAAGTTACCGTAGTCGGTATCGTTAAGAACATAAGAAAACATATTGGCCGAAACGGAACCCGGATTTTAAGCATTGGAATTTTTGACGGTACCGGTTACGTTTACGGTACGTGGTTTAACCAAAACTACATTGCCAATAAATTAAAAGAAGGCATGCAGGTTGCTTATAGTGGTAAGATTGTTTATAGGTTTGGGTTGATGCAAATTCAAAATCCACTTTTCGATGTAATTGATGAGAGACAGGCTGAATCGGTTCATACCGGCCGCATTATCCCAATTTATCCAGCCACTCAAGACCTTTCACCGGTACTAATAAGAAGAATTATTAAAAATTTATTAACTGAGTTTCTCGATATTCCTGATTACATGCCCGTTGAATTAAGAAAAAAATTAGAGCTCTCAAATATCTCGTTTAGTTTACAAGAAATTCACTTTCCTTCGTCTAAATCCAACTTAGAAAAAGCAAAAAAGAGAATGCTTTTTGATGAGCTTTTTTTGATGCAATTAGGGCTGGCAATTAAGAAAAAGAGATTTGAAAAAAATGTGGCTGGAATTAAGCATGTTATTAACGAAGAAAAACTTAACCAATTTTTTAAATTGTTGCCCTTTGAGTTAACTGCTGACCAAAAAAGAACCACTAATGATATTGTCAATGACATGGCAAGTTCGCGTCCGATGAGTCGCTTATTGCAAGGGGAAGTTGGCTCTGGCAAAACAGTGGTAGCTTTAGCTGTTTTACTCACGACGGTTTTTTGCGGTTATCAGGGAGCTATTATGGCTCCAACAGAAGTGCTTGCTAATCAACATTTTCTTAAAACGAAGGAAATTTTAGATAAATTGAATATCGTCTCTGCAAATTTAACAGGAAGTATGCCTGCCAAAAAGAAGGAGGAGCTTCAAGAGGAGATACGTAAAGGAAATATTGATATTGTCATTGGCACTCACACCTTAATCCAAGAAAAAATTGAATTTAAAAATTTAGGAGCAGTTGTTGTAGACGAACAACACCGCTTTGGTGTTGAGCAAAGAATGAAATTAAAAGAAAAAGGAGCTTGTCCTGATGTTTTAATAATGACAGCAACTCCTATTCCGAGAACTCTATCACTTACATTATATGGTGACTTAGATGTATCTATTATAAAAGAACGGCCCGGTGGAAGAGATTTTTCCGAACACGTTGAGACTTATATATGTAATAACCGGCACAGAAAAAAAGCGTACGAAAAAGTGAGAAGCGAAGTAAAACAAGGCAGACAAACGTATATAGTTTGCCCTTTAATTGAAGAGTCCGATAAACTTGAAGTAAAAGCGGTCATGGACGAAGTTGTATATCTAAGAGAAAAGGTATTTCCGGATCTTAGGGTTGACGTAATTCATGGAAAACTTAAATCAGAAGAAAAAAATAGAGTGATGGAGAGGTTCCGCGAAGGTAAGGTTGATATACTTATTTCAACTACAGTTATTGAAGTTGGTATTGATGTACCAAATGCTTCTGTTATGTTAATTGAAAACGCGGACAGATTTGGCCTTTCACAGCTTCATCAATTAAGAGGAAGGATAGGTCGAGGTGAGCATAAGTCTTGCTGTATATTATTTGCCAATCTTTCTACTGAAGAATCGAAAGCCAGAATGAAAGCTATAAAAGAAATAAAAGATGGCTTTAAACTGGCGGAGGTGGATTTAGAGATTAGAGGGGAAGGTCAACTTTTTGGCACACGTCAATCCGGTCTTCCTGATCTTAAATTAGCTAAATTAACACGGGACATTGATGTTCTTCTCAGGGCCAGGAAAGAAGCTTTTGCTATAGTGGAAGAGGACCCAGATTTAAGTTTACCCATCAATAAACCGTTAATGAGAACAGTTAAACAAAGATTTTCAAAAAACCTGGATTGGTTGTTTCAAAACTGA
- the rsmD gene encoding 16S rRNA (guanine(966)-N(2))-methyltransferase RsmD has product MRVISGSTKGHKLITPKGLGTRPTSDRVKEALFNIISDKVVGARVLDLYAGSGALGIEALSRGAQKAVFVDSSAKAVEAICENLNKTFLSKKAVALKMTTQSFLKNFSSEKEQFELIFLDPPYKIESGMLNSIFKELVLKDVLSENGLIILEHSSKRIPEQTEEKLGLKFTRKYGDASLSFYGLT; this is encoded by the coding sequence ATGCGTGTAATTTCAGGTAGCACTAAAGGACACAAGTTAATAACACCGAAAGGATTAGGCACAAGGCCCACATCTGATAGGGTAAAAGAGGCGCTTTTTAACATAATTTCAGACAAAGTTGTGGGAGCGCGGGTTCTTGATTTGTATGCTGGTTCGGGAGCATTAGGTATTGAGGCCTTGAGCAGAGGGGCTCAAAAAGCTGTATTTGTTGATAGTAGCGCCAAAGCAGTTGAAGCAATTTGCGAAAATCTTAACAAAACCTTCTTATCAAAAAAAGCGGTAGCATTGAAGATGACTACACAAAGTTTCCTAAAGAATTTTTCTTCTGAAAAAGAACAATTTGAATTAATTTTTTTAGATCCGCCTTATAAAATTGAATCCGGTATGCTAAACTCCATATTTAAAGAACTTGTCTTGAAAGATGTTTTGAGCGAAAATGGTTTAATTATTTTGGAACATTCTTCGAAAAGAATTCCGGAGCAAACAGAAGAAAAATTAGGCCTTAAATTTACACGTAAATATGGAGACGCAAGCTTAAGTTTTTATGGATTAACTTGA
- the coaD gene encoding pantetheine-phosphate adenylyltransferase gives MKVAVCPGSFDPITSGHLDVIERGAYLFEKVVVGVFEKTEKNPLFSLDERIGFIESAIKENSKLSNVEVESFNSLLIDFAHRHKACAIIKGLRAVSDFEHEFQMAQFNRKLDKSIETIFVMASPKYAYLSSSAVKEIAKFGGCIEGLVTKEVEKGFRKVFKL, from the coding sequence ATGAAAGTTGCTGTTTGTCCGGGTAGTTTTGATCCAATAACGAGCGGACACCTTGATGTTATTGAAAGAGGGGCCTATCTTTTTGAAAAAGTTGTGGTAGGTGTTTTCGAAAAAACCGAAAAAAATCCATTATTTTCTTTAGATGAGAGGATTGGTTTTATCGAATCGGCCATAAAAGAAAATTCGAAATTAAGCAATGTTGAAGTTGAGTCATTTAACTCACTTTTAATTGATTTTGCGCATAGACACAAAGCTTGTGCGATAATTAAAGGATTAAGGGCAGTTTCTGATTTTGAACACGAGTTTCAAATGGCTCAATTTAACCGTAAATTGGATAAGAGTATTGAAACAATATTTGTTATGGCAAGTCCAAAATATGCCTATTTAAGCTCAAGTGCCGTTAAGGAAATTGCAAAATTTGGTGGTTGCATAGAAGGACTTGTTACCAAAGAAGTCGAAAAAGGATTTAGAAAAGTTTTCAAACTTTAA
- a CDS encoding DUF177 domain-containing protein: MNTLIIDVSDILTTVGTKKEFKFENEFKPLYAGKKLNFTGPLNFNFFIENVGLELLVKGDVQGKLRFTCNRCLIEFKAKVKVNLDEVFTLEKNEFDTKETFKVVDNKIDLRGAVEQAFLLELPIRPICKENCKGLCFKCGQNLNLSKCNCLDEKIDVRLLKLKKLKEELEKNRD; this comes from the coding sequence ATGAACACATTAATTATTGATGTATCTGATATTTTAACAACAGTAGGGACCAAAAAAGAGTTTAAGTTCGAGAATGAATTTAAGCCATTATATGCTGGAAAAAAATTAAACTTTACCGGTCCGCTAAATTTCAATTTTTTTATAGAAAATGTTGGTTTAGAGCTGCTGGTTAAGGGAGATGTTCAAGGGAAACTGAGGTTTACATGCAATCGGTGTTTAATAGAGTTTAAAGCTAAAGTGAAAGTAAACCTTGATGAAGTTTTTACACTCGAAAAAAATGAATTTGATACCAAAGAGACCTTTAAGGTTGTTGATAACAAAATTGATTTACGGGGTGCTGTTGAACAGGCCTTTTTGCTTGAATTGCCAATAAGGCCAATTTGCAAAGAAAATTGTAAGGGACTCTGCTTTAAATGTGGGCAAAATTTAAATTTAAGTAAATGTAATTGTTTAGATGAAAAGATTGATGTAAGGTTGTTAAAGTTGAAAAAACTCAAAGAAGAATTGGAAAAAAACAGGGATTAA
- the rpmF gene encoding 50S ribosomal protein L32 yields the protein MAVPKRRKSRAKRDSRRSQNKKIKIVVTSECPQCHQQKLPHHVCPECGYYDGEQVLEVK from the coding sequence TTGGCAGTTCCTAAGAGAAGAAAGTCTAGGGCGAAGCGTGATTCAAGGAGATCCCAGAATAAAAAAATTAAAATAGTTGTAACATCTGAGTGTCCTCAATGTCATCAACAAAAATTGCCGCATCATGTTTGTCCGGAATGTGGATATTATGACGGTGAACAAGTTTTGGAGGTTAAGTAA
- the plsX gene encoding phosphate acyltransferase PlsX, with amino-acid sequence MHCSSVTIAVDAMGGDFAPREIVKGSYLAAQEPGINIILVGLESQIKSELNKLGSAKNIRIENAPDIIKMEEHAARAVKSKPHSSISIAAQLVKENKANAMVSAGNTGAAMSAALLKIGRIKGVSRPAIAVVVPTLNKLVVLLDAGANVECKPHNIFQFAVMGKSYASKVLGVNKPTIGLLNIGKEHEKGSEFLQKSHKLLESIEGFVGNIEGNDIPEGKTDVVVCDGFIGNVVLKLMEGISSVFFSEVKRVVNASVSGKIGGFLITPSFKMIKNKLDSEEYGGAHLLGINGVCIIGHGNSNAKAFKNAIMVAKRAVLENIVSEIKKDI; translated from the coding sequence GTGCATTGCTCTTCAGTTACTATCGCGGTTGATGCCATGGGAGGTGATTTTGCTCCCAGAGAGATAGTTAAAGGTTCCTATCTTGCAGCTCAAGAGCCGGGAATTAATATAATATTGGTTGGCTTAGAAAGTCAAATAAAGAGCGAATTAAATAAACTTGGTTCAGCTAAAAATATTCGTATTGAAAATGCCCCAGACATAATTAAAATGGAAGAACATGCAGCCAGAGCTGTTAAATCTAAACCCCATTCATCAATTTCAATTGCCGCTCAACTTGTAAAAGAAAACAAGGCTAATGCTATGGTGTCAGCTGGTAATACAGGTGCGGCCATGAGCGCTGCTTTGTTAAAAATTGGACGGATTAAAGGTGTTTCCAGGCCGGCAATTGCTGTTGTTGTTCCAACCTTAAATAAACTCGTTGTTCTTTTGGATGCTGGAGCAAATGTCGAGTGTAAGCCGCATAATATATTTCAATTTGCGGTAATGGGGAAATCATATGCATCAAAAGTTTTAGGAGTTAATAAACCGACAATTGGCTTGTTAAATATTGGGAAGGAACACGAAAAAGGGAGCGAATTTCTTCAGAAATCACATAAATTATTAGAATCTATTGAGGGTTTTGTGGGCAACATTGAAGGAAATGATATTCCTGAAGGAAAAACCGATGTAGTTGTATGTGATGGCTTTATCGGAAATGTGGTACTAAAATTAATGGAAGGTATATCTTCGGTGTTTTTTTCTGAAGTAAAAAGAGTGGTTAACGCTTCTGTTTCTGGAAAAATTGGCGGATTTTTAATTACTCCTTCTTTTAAAATGATTAAAAACAAGTTGGATTCCGAGGAATATGGTGGAGCTCATCTTTTAGGAATCAACGGAGTTTGTATTATTGGTCATGGAAATTCAAACGCAAAAGCTTTTAAAAATGCAATCATGGTTGCCAAGCGAGCTGTTTTGGAAAATATCGTTTCTGAAATCAAAAAAGATATTTAG
- a CDS encoding beta-ketoacyl-ACP synthase III: MSVGIIGTGSYLPSKVLTNFDLEKIVDTSDEWIKTRTGISERRIIDDNANISDMAVEASKKALLDADLEVSDIDLIILATCSPETLMPSTSCLVQQKLGAKTIPAFDVSAGCTGLIYAITIGTQFIETGMYEKVLVIGADALSRHLDWTDRTTCVLFGDGAGAVILGKVQKGYGIISNYLAADGKGADLLKIPAGGSGLPATEDSFEKKLHCVQMSGSEVFKFATRALPRATKAALKRANLTIDDVKYIIPHQANIRILENVAKKFGVGFDKLIKNIDKYGNTSTASIAIALDELQRANKIHEGDILLLVGFGAGLTWGANVIKWVKYKKSK; the protein is encoded by the coding sequence ATGTCTGTCGGGATTATTGGAACAGGTTCTTATTTGCCAAGCAAGGTTCTTACCAATTTTGATTTGGAAAAAATTGTAGATACAAGCGATGAGTGGATTAAGACTCGTACCGGTATTTCAGAACGAAGAATTATTGATGATAATGCTAATATTTCTGATATGGCTGTTGAGGCGAGCAAGAAGGCTCTTTTGGATGCCGATCTTGAAGTTTCCGACATTGATTTAATAATCCTGGCAACCTGTTCACCTGAGACATTAATGCCCTCGACATCTTGTCTTGTTCAACAAAAATTGGGAGCGAAAACTATTCCGGCTTTTGATGTATCCGCGGGCTGTACGGGATTAATCTATGCAATTACTATTGGAACTCAATTTATAGAAACAGGCATGTACGAAAAAGTTCTGGTTATTGGAGCCGATGCTCTTTCGAGGCATCTTGATTGGACTGATCGTACAACGTGTGTATTATTTGGTGATGGTGCGGGAGCCGTTATCCTTGGTAAAGTTCAAAAGGGTTATGGGATTATCTCAAATTATTTAGCAGCAGACGGAAAGGGAGCCGACCTTTTAAAAATTCCGGCTGGTGGATCAGGCTTGCCTGCGACTGAAGACTCATTTGAAAAAAAACTTCATTGTGTCCAAATGAGCGGAAGCGAAGTTTTTAAATTTGCAACCAGAGCATTACCTCGGGCTACAAAAGCAGCACTTAAAAGAGCAAATCTAACAATAGATGACGTAAAATATATAATTCCTCATCAGGCAAATATAAGAATACTTGAAAATGTTGCTAAGAAATTTGGGGTTGGTTTTGATAAACTCATCAAAAATATTGATAAGTACGGAAACACATCGACAGCTTCTATAGCAATTGCTCTTGATGAACTTCAGAGGGCAAATAAGATACACGAGGGAGATATTTTGCTCCTTGTTGGTTTTGGTGCGGGCTTAACCTGGGGAGCTAACGTGATTAAATGGGTTAAGTATAAAAAAAGTAAATGA
- a CDS encoding acyl-CoA dehydrogenase family protein, with product MDYFLTEEQQMIKELAKKIADEKVIPVRAKLDEEEEFPWAIMKDLAQADLFGLYMPEEYGGIGFGCFETVLAVEELSKACCGVAVSYAASVLGAYPILLFGSEDQKKKYLPDLASGKKLGAFGLTEANAGSDASAIQTKADKDGDFYVLNGTKQWITNGGEAETYTIIAMTNKNKGSRGATAFIVEKGTPGFSFGKKEKKLGIRCSATRELVFENCRIPKENILGKEGMGFIVAMRTLDMTRPGIGAQGVGVAQGAFDAALDYSRQRMQFGKPISSFQVIQHMFADMAIQIEAARALVYATAKMIDGGAKNFSKESAMAKTFASDMAMEVTINAVQIMGGYGYMREYPVEKMMRDAKIIQIYEGTNQVQRNVIARQLIKENMGKK from the coding sequence GTGGATTATTTTCTAACAGAAGAACAACAAATGATAAAGGAACTAGCAAAAAAAATAGCTGACGAAAAAGTGATTCCGGTAAGAGCCAAATTAGATGAAGAAGAGGAATTTCCTTGGGCTATTATGAAAGATTTAGCTCAGGCAGACCTATTTGGTCTTTATATGCCGGAAGAATACGGAGGAATTGGTTTCGGTTGCTTTGAAACGGTTCTCGCGGTTGAAGAGTTGAGTAAAGCATGTTGTGGAGTGGCAGTAAGTTATGCGGCAAGTGTTCTCGGAGCGTATCCTATCCTTTTATTTGGCTCAGAAGACCAGAAGAAAAAGTATCTACCGGATTTAGCATCTGGTAAGAAGCTTGGAGCTTTTGGTTTAACGGAAGCCAATGCGGGAAGCGATGCTTCGGCAATTCAAACAAAAGCCGATAAAGATGGAGATTTTTACGTCCTCAATGGAACTAAACAATGGATAACCAATGGTGGCGAAGCGGAAACTTACACGATAATCGCCATGACAAATAAAAACAAAGGAAGCCGAGGAGCCACTGCTTTTATTGTTGAAAAAGGAACGCCTGGCTTTTCGTTTGGGAAAAAAGAGAAAAAACTTGGAATACGATGCTCGGCAACAAGAGAGCTGGTTTTTGAAAATTGTCGAATACCCAAGGAAAATATTTTAGGAAAAGAAGGAATGGGTTTTATAGTTGCCATGAGAACCTTAGATATGACCCGTCCGGGGATTGGAGCTCAAGGCGTTGGTGTTGCTCAAGGAGCCTTCGATGCCGCTCTTGATTATTCGCGTCAAAGGATGCAGTTTGGTAAGCCGATATCTTCATTTCAAGTAATCCAGCATATGTTTGCAGATATGGCTATTCAAATTGAAGCTGCGCGCGCGCTGGTTTACGCGACTGCAAAAATGATTGATGGTGGAGCTAAGAATTTTTCGAAAGAATCCGCCATGGCTAAAACCTTTGCTTCTGATATGGCGATGGAAGTTACCATTAACGCTGTTCAAATAATGGGTGGTTATGGTTATATGCGTGAGTACCCGGTTGAAAAAATGATGAGGGACGCAAAAATTATTCAAATTTACGAGGGGACAAATCAAGTTCAGAGGAATGTAATTGCCCGGCAATTAATTAAAGAAAATATGGGTAAAAAATAG
- a CDS encoding electron transfer flavoprotein subunit beta/FixA family protein — protein sequence MNIIVCIKQVPDTTKVKIDPETNTLVREGVKSIINPFDMYALEEAIRTKEKVGGNISVLTMGPPQAAEALREAIAMGVDDVYLLSDRAFAGADTLATSYTLSKGIEKIEQFDLIICGKQTIDGDTGQVGPEVAQKLGIPVVTYVSKIENIKNGQIKLKRMVEDGYEVIEAETPLLITVVKEINEPRMPSLRGTMKAKKAEIPTWNANDIGAESERAGLSGSPTQVVRIFAPEISKKCEILEGEPTEIAEKLIKKLKKGKVI from the coding sequence TTGAACATTATCGTTTGTATAAAACAGGTTCCTGATACAACCAAAGTAAAGATAGACCCAGAAACCAATACCTTAGTAAGAGAAGGGGTAAAGAGCATAATTAACCCGTTTGATATGTATGCGTTGGAAGAAGCAATTAGAACAAAGGAGAAAGTTGGCGGAAATATTAGCGTGTTAACCATGGGTCCTCCCCAGGCCGCAGAGGCATTAAGGGAGGCAATTGCAATGGGTGTAGACGATGTTTATTTGTTATCGGATAGAGCATTTGCCGGGGCCGATACCCTCGCAACTTCTTATACTTTATCAAAAGGCATAGAAAAGATAGAGCAGTTTGACCTCATAATTTGCGGAAAACAGACAATAGATGGAGACACGGGACAGGTGGGCCCCGAGGTTGCTCAGAAATTAGGAATACCGGTTGTCACATATGTGAGCAAAATTGAAAATATAAAAAATGGTCAAATCAAACTTAAGCGAATGGTAGAAGACGGTTACGAAGTAATTGAGGCAGAAACACCTTTGTTGATAACGGTTGTAAAAGAGATAAATGAACCCAGGATGCCATCTCTTCGGGGGACAATGAAGGCAAAGAAAGCTGAGATACCAACATGGAACGCAAATGATATTGGGGCAGAAAGTGAGAGAGCGGGTCTTTCCGGCTCTCCAACCCAAGTCGTTCGAATTTTTGCTCCAGAGATTTCCAAAAAGTGCGAGATTTTAGAGGGAGAACCAACGGAAATTGCTGAAAAGCTTATTAAAAAGTTAAAAAAGGGAAAGGTTATCTAA
- a CDS encoding electron transfer flavoprotein subunit alpha, translating to MSIKVDLSKCKGCKLCAKACMYGAIDIVEKKAYINNNCTLCGACVSACKYGAISISKKKKTAFNEGDYEGVWVFAEQKQGKLAGVAFELLGEGRKLADELGVKLSAVLLGEKISDLANELIFYGADRIYIVDNPILKDRLDEPYANTLVQLIHEHKPEIFLAGATSFGRSLIPRVAATLETGLTADCTSLAIDKKNKFLLQTRPAFGGNIMATIICPNKRPQMATVRPKVMKCAQRDDTRSGEIIEETILKPTSLRVKLLDFMEELNNKVNLEEAEIVVAGGRGLGKAENFKLIHEMASILGAAVGASRAAVDAEWIPYSHQVGQTGKTVSPKLYIACGISGAIQHLTGMQTADNIVAINKDPDAPIFNVANYGIVGDLFEIIPAITAKLKEVSGG from the coding sequence TTGAGTATTAAAGTTGATTTGAGCAAATGCAAGGGTTGTAAACTCTGCGCAAAAGCTTGTATGTATGGGGCAATTGATATTGTTGAGAAGAAAGCATATATAAACAACAACTGCACCCTGTGTGGCGCGTGTGTCTCGGCTTGTAAATATGGAGCCATTTCTATCTCAAAGAAAAAGAAAACAGCTTTCAATGAAGGCGATTATGAGGGAGTTTGGGTTTTTGCTGAGCAGAAGCAAGGCAAATTAGCCGGAGTAGCTTTTGAGCTTCTTGGTGAAGGGAGAAAGTTGGCCGATGAGTTGGGAGTTAAGCTTTCTGCCGTCTTATTGGGAGAAAAAATTAGCGATTTAGCCAATGAACTTATATTTTATGGAGCAGATAGGATTTATATTGTTGATAACCCAATCTTGAAAGATCGTCTCGATGAACCTTATGCAAATACTCTTGTTCAACTAATTCACGAGCATAAACCGGAAATTTTTTTAGCCGGGGCAACTTCTTTTGGGCGTTCATTAATTCCCAGAGTTGCGGCAACTTTGGAAACAGGGCTTACTGCCGACTGCACAAGTCTTGCTATTGATAAAAAAAATAAATTTTTATTACAGACTCGCCCGGCATTTGGCGGAAATATCATGGCTACCATAATTTGCCCGAACAAGAGACCGCAAATGGCTACGGTTAGACCCAAAGTGATGAAGTGTGCTCAAAGAGACGACACGAGAAGTGGTGAAATAATTGAGGAGACAATATTGAAACCCACTTCTTTAAGGGTAAAGTTGTTGGACTTTATGGAGGAGCTAAATAATAAGGTAAACTTAGAAGAAGCAGAGATTGTTGTCGCGGGTGGAAGGGGTCTGGGTAAAGCCGAGAATTTTAAGCTTATTCACGAGATGGCCTCGATTTTAGGGGCAGCTGTGGGTGCTTCAAGAGCGGCAGTTGATGCTGAATGGATACCCTATTCTCATCAGGTTGGACAAACCGGCAAGACTGTTTCTCCAAAACTATATATTGCTTGTGGAATTTCCGGAGCTATTCAACATCTTACCGGTATGCAAACTGCCGATAATATTGTCGCCATAAATAAAGACCCGGATGCTCCAATTTTTAATGTTGCCAACTATGGTATAGTTGGTGACTTATTTGAAATAATTCCGGCCATCACAGCTAAACTAAAAGAGGTTAGCGGGGGTTAA
- the fabD gene encoding ACP S-malonyltransferase, which yields MSKKIAFIFPGQGSQYIGMGKDLKESIKELADIFRQADEVLKRKISSICFEGPESELGKTINTQPAIFAVNHVCYVALKLNGIEPDIVAGHSLGEYNALVAADVIDFKTGLRLVEKRAQFMEKAASKRPGKMAAVIGLDSKIVEKIIEPLKKRGIINIANYNCPGQLVVSGENLLIKEASYLLKQSGAKRVIELSVSGGFHSKLMDEAEIEFSEVLNGVSFSKPGRGIVSNYTAESSTNPLELKEALKCQITGSVRWEQLIKKIQTFGVNKFIEVGPKKVLTGLVRRIAPEAILFNIEDVDSLKATVSKIREVKSDV from the coding sequence TTGAGTAAAAAAATTGCTTTCATCTTTCCAGGACAAGGTTCTCAATATATAGGAATGGGAAAAGATTTAAAGGAGTCCATTAAAGAGTTAGCCGATATTTTTAGGCAAGCTGATGAAGTCTTAAAAAGGAAGATATCAAGTATTTGTTTTGAGGGTCCCGAAAGTGAGCTCGGCAAAACCATTAATACTCAGCCTGCGATTTTTGCAGTTAATCATGTTTGTTACGTTGCATTAAAATTAAATGGAATAGAGCCAGATATAGTGGCCGGACATAGCCTAGGAGAGTATAATGCTCTTGTTGCAGCTGATGTTATTGATTTTAAAACCGGTTTGCGGCTAGTTGAAAAAAGAGCGCAATTTATGGAGAAAGCGGCCTCAAAAAGACCAGGCAAAATGGCTGCAGTTATTGGATTAGATTCAAAAATTGTTGAAAAAATAATTGAACCACTAAAAAAGAGAGGAATAATTAATATAGCGAATTATAATTGTCCAGGGCAACTTGTGGTATCGGGAGAGAACTTGCTTATTAAAGAGGCTAGTTATCTCTTAAAGCAAAGTGGAGCAAAAAGGGTTATTGAACTTTCGGTAAGCGGTGGATTTCACTCTAAATTAATGGACGAAGCAGAAATTGAATTCTCTGAAGTTTTAAATGGAGTATCTTTTTCTAAACCCGGACGTGGCATAGTTTCAAATTATACAGCGGAAAGTTCAACCAATCCATTGGAGTTAAAAGAGGCCTTAAAATGCCAAATTACAGGATCGGTTCGTTGGGAGCAATTAATTAAAAAAATTCAAACTTTTGGTGTCAATAAATTTATCGAAGTTGGTCCGAAAAAAGTTTTAACGGGTCTGGTTAGAAGGATTGCACCTGAAGCAATTTTATTTAATATAGAAGATGTTGATAGTTTAAAAGCCACCGTTTCCAAGATAAGGGAGGTGAAGAGTGACGTTTAA